The following proteins are encoded in a genomic region of Oncorhynchus masou masou isolate Uvic2021 chromosome 32, UVic_Omas_1.1, whole genome shotgun sequence:
- the LOC135525651 gene encoding signal recognition particle subunit SRP54-like → MVLADLGRKITSALRSLSNATIINEEVLNAMLKEVCAALLEADVNIKLVKQLRENVKSSIDLEEMASGLNKRRMIQHSVFKELVKLVDPGVKAWTPTKGKNNVIMFVGLQGSGKTTTCSKLAYYYQRKGWKTCLICADTFRAGAFDQLKQNATKARIPFYGSYTEMDPVVIAAEGVEKFKNESFEIIIVDTSGRHKQEDSLFEEMLQVSNAVQPDNIVYVMDASIGQACEAQAKAFKDKVEVASVIVTKLDGHAKGGGALSAVAATKSPIIFIGTGEHIDDLEPFKTQPFISKLLGMGDIEGLIDKVNELKLDDNEELIDKLKHGQFTLRDMYEQFQNIMKMGPFGQIMGMIPGFGTDFMSKGNEQESMARLKKLMTIMDSMNDQELDNKDGAKLFSKGPNRIARVARGSGVATRDVQELLTQYTKFAQMVKKMGGIKGLFKGGDMSKNVNPSQMAKLNQQMAKMMDPRVLHHMGGMSGLQSMMRQFQQGAAGNAKGMMGFNNM, encoded by the exons ATGGTGTTAGCCGATTTGGGAAGAAAAATAACCTCGGCATTGCGATCACTGAGCAATGCCACCATCATCAATGAGGAG GTATTAAATGCCATGCTGAAAGAAGTGTGTGCTGCCCTCCTGGAAGCTGATGTCAACATCAAGTTGGTAAAGCAGCTCAGAGAAAATGTAAA ATCATCCATTGACCTGGAAGAGATGGCCTCTGGGCTGAATAAGAGGAGAATGATCCAGCATTCTGTGTTCAAGGAGCTCGTCAAG CTGGTGGATCCAGGGGTCAAGGCTTGGACACCCACAAAGGGAAAGAACAATGTCATCATGTTTGTGGGTCTTCAGGGCAGTGGGAAAACCACAACCTGTTCCAAG CTGGCGTACTACTACCAAAGAAAAGGGTGGAAAACCTGTTTGATTTGCGCTGACACTTTCAGAGCTG gtgcctTCGATCAGTTGAAGCAAAATGCAACAAAAGCCAGAATTCCATTCTATGGAAG TTACACAGAGATGGACCCTGTCGTCATAGCTGCGGAAGGTGTGGAAAAGTTCAAAAATGAGAGCTTTGAAATAATCATTGTTGATACCAGTGGCCGACACAAACAAGAAGATTCCCTTTTTGAGGAGATGTTGCAGGTTTCCAATGCTGTG CAACCTGACAACATTGTGTACGTAATGGATGCCTCCATTGGCCAGGCTTGTGAAGCCCAGGCGAAGGCCTTCAAAGACAAAGTAGAAGTTGCGTCTGTCATAGTGACAAAGCTGGATGGTCATGCCAAAGGTGGTGGTGCTCTCAGTGC AGTGGCTGCTACTAAGAGTCCCATCATTTTCATTGGTACTGGAGAACACATTGATGACTTAGAGCCATTTAAGACACAACCCTTCATCAGCAAGCTACTGG GCATGGGAGACATTGAAGGTTTGATAGACAAAGTCAATGAACTCAAGCTGGATGACAACGAGGAGTTAATTGACAAGCTGAAACATG GTCAGTTCACTCTTCGTGACATGTACGAGCAGTTTCAAAACATCATGAAGATGGGACCTTTCGGACAGATCATG GGTATGATCCCAGGTTTCGGAACAGACTTCATGAGCAAAGGCAATGAGCAGGAGTCCATGGCTAGGTTGAAGAAACTCATGACAATTATGGACAGCATGAACGACCAAG AACTTGACAACAAAGACGGTGCAAAGCTCTTCAGCAAGGGGCCGAACCGAATCGCCAGAGTGGCACGCGGTTCAGGGGTTGCCACCAGGGACGTCCAGGAGCTGCTCACCCAGTACACCAAGTTTGCCCAGATGGTGAAGAAGATGGGTGGCATCAAGGGCCTGTTCAAAG GTGGTGATATGTCCAAGAATGTCAACCCCTCTCAGATGGCTAAGTTGAACCAACAGATGGCAAAGATGATGGACCCAAGGGTTCTCCACCATATGG GTGGAATGTCTGGTCTCCAATCCATGATGAGACAGTTCCAACAGGGTGCAGCTGGCAACGCGAAAGGAATGATGGGATTCAACAATATGTGA